In the genome of Microcoleus vaginatus PCC 9802, the window TCCGAAGACTGCAACAATCCTTACGAGTCAAAAAATCTGAAATTTTATTACCTCAAAACCGAAAATCCCGGCTTGGGCCGTCTTAAGTTTGCTACAGTATTACTAACTCGCTTGCTGCAAAAACGACCGCAGCGGGTTTTTTGCGGTCACATCAAACTCGCACCGCTAATTCAAATTCTGTGCCAACCCTTGGGAATTCCCTACACAATTTTAACTTACGGCAAGGAAGTGTGGGAACCGCTTCCGCCCAAATATCAAACAGCAATGAGTAAAGCTGACAGTATTTGGACTATTAGCAGGTACACGCGCGATTCCCTACGGGATAGCTTCGCTTCACGCACTTGCGAAATTAACAACTTAAATCCCGAAAAATTCCAAATAGTGCCTTGTACGGTAGATGAAAATATATTTACGACTGGGCCGAAGCCACAGGATTTATTAGAGCAGTACAATCTGGTTGGTGCTAAAATATTGATGACTGTAGCCAGATTGCGATCGACAGATATTTACAAAGGCGTCGATGTCACCATTCAAGCTTTGCCGCAAATAGCCGAAACTTTTCCGAATGTGAAATACTTAGTTATTGGACGCGGAGACGATCGATCTAGATTAGCCACACTCGCTGATGATTTGGGAGTTACCGAAAGAGTAATATTTGCGGGTTTTGTACCGACAGAAAATTTAGCAGCACATTACCAGTTGGCCGATGCTTATGTAATGCCCTCCCAGGAAGGCTTCGGTATAGTTTATTTGGAAGCGCTGGCTTGCGGAGTACCCGTACTCGCGGGAGACGCGGACGGGTCAGCCGATCCGCTGCAAGATGGTAAACTGGGATGGCGAGTTCCCCACCGAGATTCAGCAGCAGTAGCGGTTGCTTGTGTGGAAATGCTGCGAGGGGAGGATAAAAGGTGCGATCGCTGCTGGTTGAGGGAACAAACCCTGGCAAGATTTAGTTTTGAATCCCTTTGTCAATCCTTACAAGGAATTTTTCAACCCTCTGGCTCAGATAAACTTATGCCGTAGAGAGCGGTTTCTGGGTGTACAATGGGAAAATTAACTCGATCGACCGCCGGAATTTCTGAGTAGGATAGAGTTAGGCCTACCTGCAAAGACACCCAAGGAGACCACCGTGAACCAAGGCACCCCCAAAATATCTTTCCAGCTACCCCGTATTAGCAATTGGCTGATACTGCTGGGCATCGCGTGTTTGTTGGTCTCAATTGGTTTGGGTTGGATAGTTAAATCAGTGTTGATTCTAGTAGCTTTTTTATTGCTGACGCCTGTGGTCGCATTTTTCGCGCTTCAGTGGTGGCTGAAACGCAATTTAATTGAGGACAATTGTCCAGTTTGTCAATACGAATTTACAGCTTTAAATCAAACTCAGTTTCAGTGTGCCAACTGTGGCGAACCTCTGAAAATAGAGGAAGGTCATTTTAGCCGTTTGACTCCGCCCGGTACGATCGATGTTACCGCAGTTGAAGTATCCTCCGTTCAACAGTTAGAAGATTAATTAGAAAGAATAGGGCATCGGGTATGAGTTAGTTATTGGTTATGATTTGTTACCTCTGATTTGTTACTTTTTGGTTCTAATAACCAATGCCCTATGCGCGATGCCCTATTTCCAAAATTACTTTTCCAAGCGTACTGCATACCACTGCAAATATTTTCCCTGCCCGACATCTAATTCACAATAAGTATCAATTAAATACTTGGCTTGAGCTTCCACGCCAGATATTTTATGCACGTCCTGCGGCAAATCTTCGTGTTCCTCGGCTAACACTGCTTTCAGCTTTTCTAACAGTTCCGCCGCCGTCAAAAACTGCTCTGGCTGGTTTGTTTCTAAGACCACAAACGTGTCTTCGTCATACAGTGACATAGTTTCAAAGGTTGAGGTTAATTATTTCTAAAGTTTCGTGCAGTTAAGCGATCGAAAGTATAAACTCTTAATTACAATTTTCCAGCCCCGGCTCGATCGTGTTACAATTGAACAACATCAGAATTCCTACCGGATTACCGTTATTAACTTACTTGTTAACTGACTTGTTAACCTAGTTGTCAACATATCCGACACAGCATTTCTGAGGAGATTTGTCAAGTGCAAATTTGTCAAGTGTCAAATTGTCAAGAAATATTCGATCGGCTGTATCTAATTATAACTGGCACTATACATTCCCATGATCACATCTTCCACTTCAACCCCTGTTGCGCGCAAGCCCTCTAAATCAGAAGGTCTCAAAGAACGCAGCAACTATTTACGAGAACCCGTTGCGACTGAACTGTTACAAGAAACTACCCACTTCACCGAAGAAGGGCTTCAGATTCTCAAATTTCATGGCTCGTACCAGCAAGACAACCGCGACAATCGAGTTAAAGGACAAGAAAAAGATTATCAGTTCATGCTCCGCACCCGCAATCCCGGCGGGTTCACTCCGCCGCAATTATACCTAGCCTTAGACAAGGTATCTGAAGAATACGGCAACCACACGCTCCGCGTCACAACGCGCCAAGGTTTCCAACTTCACGGCGTGTTGAAAAAAAATCTTAAAGCAGTGTTTTCCTCAATTATTAAAAATATGGGGTCAACCTTGGGAGCTTGCGGCGACTTGAACCGCAACATCATGGCACCTCCAGCACCGTACAAAAATCGCCCAGAATACCAGTATGCGCTGCAATACGCTAACAATGTCGCCGATTTGCTGACACCGCAAACTGGTGCTTATTATGAAATTTGGTTGGACGGCGAAAAAGCTGTTTCGGCCGAAGAAGACCCCGCAGTGAAGGCCGCGAGACAGAAAAACGGCAACGGCACAATCTTTAGCGACGACAAAGAAGAACCGATTTACGGCAGCCATTATATGCCGCGGAAGTTCAAGTGTTCCGTTACCGTCCCCGGAGACAATTCAATTGACTTGTACTCTCAGGATTTGAGCTTGGTGGTAATTACCAATGAAGCTGGCGAGTTGCAAGGTTTTGACGTGTTTGCTGGCGGCGGTTTGGGCCGTACTCACAACAAAGAAGAGACTTTTGCGCGGGTTGCGGATGAGATTTGCTATGTTGCCAAGGATGATGTTTACGATTTGGTCAAGGCAATTGTAGCAACCCAAAGAGATTACGGCGATCGCACAGACAGACGGCACGCGCGACTAAAGTACCTGATTAACGACAAAGGCGTACAGTGGTTCCGCGAAAAAGTAGCCGAATATTTTGGCAAGCCGCTAGAAGCCTTTAAACCGCTGCCTGAGTGGAAGTATTTTGATTTCTTGGGCTGGCACGAACAAGGAGACGGTAAACTGTTTGTCGGCATTTCCGTGGATAATGGCCGGATCAAGGATGAAGGTTCATTTCAGCTAAAAACGGCTTTGCGGGAAATTGTCCAGAAGCACAACTTGCCGATACTGGCGACGCCACACCAAAACGTGCTGATTTACGATATTTCGCCGGATATTAAAGAAGAAATTCAGGGAATACTCGATCGATGCGGCATTCAGCGGGAAACTGCGATCGATCCATTGGTGCGCTATGGGATGGCGTGTCCGGCAATGCCGACTTGCGGGCTGGCGATTACCGAATCTGAGCGCGTGATGCCGAGCATTTTAGAGCGGATTCGGGCGCTTTTGACGAAAGTCGGCTTGCAAGACGAGCATTTGGTGGTGCGGATGACTGGTTGCCCAAATGGATGCGCCCGCCCTTATATGGCAGAATTGGGGTTTGTCGGGAGTTCGCCGGAATCCTACCAGATTTGGCTGGGCGGTTCTCCAGATCAAACGCGGCTGGCAAAACCAATTGAGGAAAAGCTGCACGTCAATGATTTTGAAGCTTTTCTGGAGCCGATTTTTGTTTATTTCAAGCAAAAACGGCAACTGAGCGAGAGTTTTGGCAATTTTTGCGATCGCGTCGGGTTAGAATCTATCCGTCAATTTGTAACCAACTACCAATCTGCTGACTCGATGACAACTGAGATAAATGAATTAGAAGTTACGTCTAGTAACGATGACGGGAACGACGCTGCCACTGCTAGCGGTGGCAAAGTCCGCCGTCGAATTAGCGTCCGCGATGAAATCTACAACGAGCTCAAGGAAGAAGCAGCCCGTCAGGGCAAGCCGATTACACAACTAGCTACAGAGGCGATTTCAACTTATTTAAAAAAGATTAAGGAGGAAGCATAAGCCGATTTGAAATTTTCGATTTTTGCTAGAATCAAATAAAACTCACGCAAAAATAATATAAAGGCAGAGCATTTGCAGAAAAAAACTTGGATTTTTAACATAAATCTGGTTGTAAATGCTTTGCCTTTATTATTTATGAGCGATTGAAACCCCGCCTGCCTATCTATCTCCTCTCTTTCTCTGCGTTCTCTGCGTTCTCTGCGTTCTCTGCGGTTAAATAAAAAAAATCTAAGAGAAAACGAACAATCCTAAATACAATGCCTCAATTACAAAGATTAGCAGTTACTGCCACTCAAATTTGCGATCGCCAAATCGACCTAACTAGGGAACAACAGCATTATTTAAATCGAGTGCTACGTTTGCAAGCGGGCGATCGATTTATTGCGATGGACGGTCGAGGGCATTGGTGGTTAGCCGTCCTAGAAGCCCAGGAAACAGGGTTAATTGCCTCCATAACCGAGGAGATTGCTGTTAACAGGGAGCTACCCGTTGAGGTGACTTTGATGGCGGCTTTGCCCAAAGGAAACGGCTTTGACGACGTTGTGAGACAGGCGACTGAGTTGGGTGTGGCAAGTATTGTGCCGGTAACGAGCGATCGAACTTTGCTCAAACCAAGTGATCAAAAAGTCGATCGGTGGAGAAGAATTGCTGCGGAGGCGGCGGAACAGTCGGAACGTCAAATTGTGCCGACGATTTTAGAGCCTATTTCGTTTGATCTTGCTGTGAAAGATTGCAATCAAAAATATCGATTTATTTGTGTGGCTCGCGGGGACAATCGGCATTTGTGGGATTGTTTAGCCGCTGTGGCTCCCCCCCAGTCTCCCTTAATAAGGGGGGAGCAAGATGGGGGAGAATTATCGATTGTCATAGCTATTGGCCCGGAGGGTGGATGGACTGAGGGTGAGGTGAAAAGAGCGATCGAATTTGATTTTGAAGCTGTTTCTTTGGGTAGGAGAATTTTAAGAGCGGTGACAGCTCCCATGGTGGCTTTATCTTTAGTTGGCGTGGCATTTGAGAAGTGCTAATATCAACAAATAACAAAGAATTCATCAGATAGGTGGGTTGAGGGGGAATGAAAATAGAGTTGAGGAAAGGTCGATCGCCCTTTTGGTCGATTCCCTACGGGATAGCTTCGCTTCACGCGCTTTTGGCAATTTTTGGTACAACATCAGTTTCTGCACAATCTCCGATTTTTCCCATTGCTCAACAGATTAATTGCGATCGCCCGCAAGGAGATGCACAAGTCAGAACTTGTATTCAATTGAGGTACGAGGCCTCGGACAAACGAATGAACGAGGTTTACAAACAACTAATTTCCTCATTGAGCGACGAAGAGCAATCAATTCTTACGGAAGCACAATTAGGGTGGATTCAGTTAAGAGATAAAACCTGTGAATTTGAAGTTTATACAAGTCGTGGCGGTACGGGTTATCGAGGTTTCCTCAATGAATGTTTGGATCGCGTGACTCAACAGCGCACTGTGGAACTAGAAAAGTATTTAAAACAAAGATAAAATAGGAAGTACACCGTAAAGCACCTGACAATAATAAAGATAAACAAGTATTTATGAAAAGCCGATCGCCATTCACTCTCACCCTCACCCTCATCTCAGCAATTGTAAGCACCACCGTACCAGCAGTTTTCGCCCAGCGACAGCCATCAGCCAACGAAATATACATCGATAAAAATTGCCAGCGCAATCAGCAACTACCGCAACTTGAAAGATTCACTATCTTTAGCAGAAACGAATTTACAACTAACGGTCAAAACTACTGGTTCTACGCCGCCCGCTATCTAGACGGCGCCGTGCTTTTCTGTACCTCAAAACCCAACTTCAACCAACCTAAACCTCTAACTGCAAAACAAATACAATCCCAATTTATTGACAAAATACTCCGAGACCCCAACAACAAAACAGCCTTTATCATCGTAGTCCGAGAAGGAAATGGCCTCGAAGTACCCATGACCAATTACGGCTTAGAATTGAGCAATGTCGATCGCCCCAAACTCACCTCTCTTTCCATCCTACAGCAGCGGGGAACCCTCAAAGACGGCGAGCCCAGTGAACACACATTTCAAGGACGGGCCGGTCAATCTATTACGATCGACCTCAAAAGCAGAGCATTCGACCACAACATAGCACTGTTAGACACCAGTGGCAAAAATATTGCCCAAACAACAGGTAACTCCCAGAATCGCCGAGAGTCTCAAATCACCGTAAAATTGCCTAGTAACGGCACTTATAAAATAGTTGTTAAAGGAGGCGATCGCACAAGCAAAGGTACTTACACATTAAGCGTTAATTCCAATCAGCTTTAACTCAATTTAAACCAAGCGCTAAGCAAACTCAAAAACAGGTGTTTCAATCACTCTAATAGGCTTTCTATCTTCCCAAATCATCTTCTGCAACTGTTCCACAGTTTCAGGTGAAAAAAAACGCTCTCCCGTTTCCACACACACTCTAGCAGGAACATTTTCAATGATAATAAACTTACCATTGATTTCCAGGGTATAACTTACTTTTTCTTCCACCATTGTTTCTTGCCAAAAATCATTGTTCATTTTGATTTATCCTTAACTTAAAATCAATCCAAATTTTCGGAGCTGGTTCGTATAAAGTAATGATTTTTACCAAAGGACGAGATGGATAACTGCACTGAACGTGCAAAGGTCTATTGGCAATGGTCAAACCGAAAATCAAACAGCTTGGGCCATATTTGTCATCGGGATACTCTTCGATAACTTCACCAGCCATTATTGCTTCCCGGAGTTCTTGTACCCTGATACGGCGAACGATGCTTTGGTTTACTGCGTGTTGTGAAAGCTCAAAATCATTTTTTACAATTTTAACACGTATTTTTTCAATGATTGTCATAGTTTCATATCATATCTATAACTCAACACAAGAGCAAAAATTGTTAACCAGTGGCGGAACCAACCAAACATCAGCCAAGATAGAAACAACGCCATTCCCGCAACCGCCATGACAGACATCAACCAAATAACCGCCGCCCTAGAGGGTAAAGACTACAAACAAGCTGCCCAACTCATCAAACAACTACAAAAAGAATCCCCCGAAAATCCGTGGGTACAATACTATATCGCCCGCTACTACGAACTCACCAACAACCTCGAAAAAGCCCAAACAACCTACAAACAAATACTCCGCGACATCACCAACGCCAAAATCGTCTCCCAGACCCGCCAAGCTATTCAACGGATTGAAACCGCACAACAAAACCTCCGCCAACAAGCCATAGAAACCGCCAAAAACGACCCCAGCAACCTCGAACCCGGACTCCTTATCCTCGAACCCGTGAGTCCCGAAAACAAACCCGCAGCCATTCAAAATATCAGCAGAATCTTTAAAATCGACGCCTACACAACCCGGATGCAAATCCAAAGCCGCGGCTGGAGACTTTACAAAACTGGCCCCATCGCCGAACTCCGAATTTACGGTCAAGAACTCCTCAACGCCGGCATTCCCGTATTTTGGGCAACCCTAAGCGATATTCAAAAAATCCAAATCTTCCGAGTGCAACACTTCCAGTCTCTCTCTTCCCCAGCCGTTGTTTGCAAAGATAAACTCGATCGACTCGGTGCGATCGAATTTAACTGGTCAGAAGTTACCCAAAGAGTAGAAGGCTTGTTGCCGATGTTCATCGAAGTCATGGACTACTCCCCCAACCGAAGAAAGGAGCAATTTCGCCACAGAGAAATCAGGCAAGATTACGCTCAAATCTGTGACTTGCACATTCCCAGCAGAAACTGCATTCTGCGAATTTGCGACCAAAGTTACGAATTTCAACAAGGAGTTGACTTCACCAAAGCTTCAGCCGAGCTCCCCACTTTACCGAACCACAAAAACAAAACATCGAGAGTCAAAAACTCTCAACAAATTCCTCAAAGTACCACCCGAATTAACTGGAATCACTTACTGGAAATATTCGATCGCCAGCTTGACGTTACAGTTTGGTCAGAATTTACGCCCTTTGCCGACACAGTGCTCGATTACACTAATATGTTGAGCAAGATCGAATCTCATATAGAAGTCGAGCGCAAATCCGAAACTCCTTGGGACTCAGCTTTTCAGCTATACAGCGGATTAGCCTTCCTCAGAAACCCAGAAAATAGGGAATAGAACAAAGAGTTAAAATTAAAAATGAGGAATCCCATTTTTAATTTGTTAACGCCAGCATTGGGAGTTATCCCATGCCCAATTCCCTATTATAAATTCCCAATTTCCTATTTCGTTTTCACCTGACGAGCCATTTCCCGGAAATTGTTCATGCTGGGGCCAGGGGTTCGACGACTTCCATTTGGTGTCGGCATTAAATTATTAGGAGCAAAAGTGCGATTCGCTTCAGCTTGACTCGGCACTTTCCCGTTAGTTGCAGCAGCAGGTATCTTAGCGGGTTCCGCATTATTAGCAGGAGCGCTAGCGACTGGTTCCTTTTCTTTCTTAGACTTTTTCTCTACCTTAGCCTTTTTAGCTGGTTCAGACTTCTCAGACTTCTCAGACTTCTCAGACTTAACAGGCTCAACTTTTGCCGGTGCGATCGCAACAGGCTCAGCCTTCGCAGGCGCAACTTTTGCTGGTTCCTTAGCTCCAGATTCGCCCAAATCTAGGAAATATTCAGACTTTTTCAAGCCCAACAGTCTGCCGAAAAAGCCGAAAATACCGCCGAAGAAATTTTTGATAAAACCAAACATTAGACTTACTCCTTTTGTTCTTTTAGAGAAATTTGTACAAGCTTGTCAACAAAGTTAGATTACGAGCTAGGGCAACCTTTGTCTACATTTATTCATCAAAATTTACATTTGGCTATATCTAAGCTACCTCATCAAAGCAAATTTTAGGTATGAATACTCACAGTGCTTTGCACTTATTTACAAAGTATCTCAGAATTTGTTAGGGATTCCCACTCATTGCCGATCGTACCTCGATCCGATTCCCTAGCTGTCCTAGTACGGGTCACACTCCCTAGGGGAGTGATTTATGCTTTAATCACCAAGCAATTTTCCGCAAAATGAACAGTTCGCTCGATCGCAATCCCGTCATCCTCATACACGGCATCTGGGACACAAAGATTATTTTCAGCAAAATGTCCGCCCGCCTCACCGAACTCGGATGGTCAGTCCACAGCCTCAACCTCACCCCCAACGACGGCAGCCTCGGCCTTGACTTACTGGCAAAGCAACTCGCAGACTACATCTCTGAAACCTTCGAGCCAGAACAGCCTTTAGACATAGTAGGCTACAGCATGGGTGGCATTGTCAGTCGCTACTACGTCCAGCGACTCGGGGGAATCAACCGCGTACAGCGCTTCATCACCCTATCTTCCCCCCACCACGGCACCCTCACCGCTTATTCCCTACGCCTACCAGGATACCTGGATATGCGCCCCGATAGTGGCTTGCTGCGCGATTTAAATCAAGATGTGACAATGCTCAAACGCATAAACTTTACATCAATGTGGACGCCATTTGACATAATGATTGTACCGGCGAACAGCTCCCAAATGCCAGTAGGTAAAGAAGTTAAAGTCAACGTTTTGCTGCACCGCCAAATGGTGACAGAACCCCTAAGTATTAACGCAATAGTTGAAGAGCTCAAAGCACCTATTGAAAATAAAATTCCCACTTAAAAATGAATAGCAATTTCAGCCGCAACCCAGTCTTGCTAATTCACGGAATCTTCCGAAAATCGGGAATTTTTTACAAAATGTCTGCCTACCTCACCCAACTGGGATGGTCAGTATATACCCTCAATCTCTCGCCCCATTGGGGCAACGCCAGCATAGACGAATTAGCCCAACAAATAGCAGATTATATAGACAAAACCTTTGCGCCCGAACAGCCTCTCGATATAGTAGGATTGAGTATGGGCGGTTTAGTAACTCGCTACTACCTGCAAAGGTTAGGCGGCATTAACCGAGTGCAGCGCTTTATTGCCATATCTTCTCCTCACAGCGGTACTTGGATGGCTTACACTCTCTGGGGAAAAGGCTGCGTTCAAATGCGTCCTGGCAGTGCTTTTCTGGAAGATTTAAATCGAGATGCTGTCTTGTTGGAAAAGCTCAATTTTACTTCGATTTGGACAGCTTGGGATTTCATCATCGTACCTGCTTCTAGTTCCCAAATATCTGCTGCCAAAGAAGTAAAATTGTCTGTTTTCGCCCATGCCATGATGGCGAGGCATTCCAGCAGTTTAAAAGCTGTGGCTGAAGCACTGTCTGAACCATTGAAAATTAATAATTAACTTGTAGTGTACGTCAGCAGATACTTTTTATTAAAATAACCTGTCCCGTATCTAAATTGTATTTTTGGGGCGGGCGGGACGCCCAGCCCCTACTCCCCACAAGAATTTCATCACAGTAGAGCCAATTCTTCAATCTAAAATTTAAAATCTAAAATCTAAAATCGACTGACGCACCGTGAGAGGCTACTACTAAACTGTATCGCCAACTTCAGCGTATTCGCTGCGACCAAAAATTGCTTCAGCTTCACAATAATACTTGAACTCAAGTATATTGTGGAAAGGGTCTTCTAAGAAGAAAGTACGGTGTTCTGTAGGCAAACCGACAAATCGCCGTCTCGGTTCTTGATAGAAATTTAAGTTGTTTTGCTGGGCTTTCTCTAACAACGCTTCCCAGTCAGCTTCAGAAGTAAAAATTAACCCAAAATGCCGGGGATAGATGCCTCGCTGAGGCGTCAAAGGTTCGCGGCTGACGTGGGCGACAATTTGATGGCCGCACAAACCCATAATCGCAGAATTAGGCGATTCGCGACCTAGTTCGCAGCCGAGCCCGTCTACGTAGAACGCTTTGGTTTGGGCAATATCGGTCACCGGGAAGGCAAGATGAAATAAGACTTGGTTCATGGAGGTACTAAATGCAGAATTCAGAATTGTTCTTTAATTATTTATCTTGGTCTAATCCTTGGTGGGTGGCGATCGCCCTAAATACAGTTTTAATCGCGATCGCCACCATTGCTCCTAAAAAATTGCTCACTCCCGCTGGCCAATTTCACGGCTGGGTATTGGGCGTGCTCATCTGGGGCTGTTTGGGATGGCAAGGCTATGCTGTGGTGATGTTTTACTTTCTTGTCGGATCGGGAGTTACCCGCATCGGCAAAGCCCAAAAAGAAGCAGAAGGCATAGCCGAAAAGCGTTCAGGCGCCCGAGGCCCAGAAAATGTCTGGGGTTCGGCTTTAACCGCCACTCTTTGCGCTTTGGGAGTTTTGGCATTATCTATTTTAGGAGATACAGGCAAAATGTCTGTGCCACAAGATGCTATTTCCCTGTTATTGCTGGGTTACGCGGCGAGTTTTTGCACCAAACTTTCCGATACCTGCGCTAGCGAAATCGGCAAAGCTTACGGGAAGCGGACTTTTTTGATTACCAGCTTGCAGCCTGTACCTAGGGGTACGGAAGGGGCCGTAAGTTTGGAAGGAACGATCGCAGGTATTGTCGGCTCAATTCTGATCGCACTTTTGAGTTGGGCCGTCGGTTTAATTGACTTGACAGGAATTGTTTTTTGTCTTATTGCAGCTTTTATTGCCACGAACATCGAGAGCGTCATTGGGGCGACGGTGCAATCAAAGTTTGAGTGGCTGACGAACGAGGTGGTAAATTTTTTTAATACACTCATAGGAGCGATCGCAGCGATCGTTTTAGCGGCGACCTGGAGAGCTTTTTTAGCTTAGTTAATCTTGGACGCATTCGCGACCCAAGAAACCGGGTTTTTTACGATAATTGAAGGCATTAACGCAGTATTTTTAGAAAAAAACCCGGTTTCTGCCTCCCGGGCTATTAGTTATTAACTATTAGTCATTAGTCTCAAGCAATCAACTCATGACTAATGATTAATAGTTAATCAAACTAAGCGTCGTCTTGCGGCCCAAAAACCATTTGTAAAATCATCGTCGGTTCGCCCCGCTTGTGATAGCGATCGGCCCAATTGCGAATAATCTCATCTAATTCCTCAAGGGCTTGGTCGAGGCGTTCCGGCGGAATATCCAAAGTCTCCATAATTCGCATCACCTTCGGTTGTTTGTCCGCCCAATCCTTCATCAGCCGGAAATATCTAGCCGTATCCTCCACCATAGTAAATGTTCGCTCTTCCTGCTCTGCCGGAGAGTAAGTAGCGCGGGTGAGGGCATAAAACGGCATTCCCCAAGGAGAATCAATGCGAGTTACTGTCCCAGAATAGATCAAGCGCCGCTTAATGTGTTCTGCTAGAGCTTCGCTCAAAGGCATTCGCCTTTCTGGAGACATATCTTCTTGCGATCGCCTGTGCAGAAACTCGATCAACTCCATAAACTGAAAAGAATTGATCAGTTGAGCGTCAGGCGGATTAGGAGGAATCTTGCTTTCTAGATATTTTTTTTCATCTACAGTCAAATTGTTTCCCGGAATGCGAGGGCGTCCCGGCATCCAACCATACTGTTCCAACCAGACATAAGGAAACTGAATCAAATATCTAGGTTCCTGGGAACCCAACATTTTCAGCAATTT includes:
- a CDS encoding 16S rRNA (uracil(1498)-N(3))-methyltransferase — protein: MPQLQRLAVTATQICDRQIDLTREQQHYLNRVLRLQAGDRFIAMDGRGHWWLAVLEAQETGLIASITEEIAVNRELPVEVTLMAALPKGNGFDDVVRQATELGVASIVPVTSDRTLLKPSDQKVDRWRRIAAEAAEQSERQIVPTILEPISFDLAVKDCNQKYRFICVARGDNRHLWDCLAAVAPPQSPLIRGEQDGGELSIVIAIGPEGGWTEGEVKRAIEFDFEAVSLGRRILRAVTAPMVALSLVGVAFEKC
- a CDS encoding glycosyltransferase family 1 protein, whose translation is MRSANYLFCFLEIFASEGGIQSYVKDILKAYLSIAAGTNSPPQAEVLLLRDSEDCNNPYESKNLKFYYLKTENPGLGRLKFATVLLTRLLQKRPQRVFCGHIKLAPLIQILCQPLGIPYTILTYGKEVWEPLPPKYQTAMSKADSIWTISRYTRDSLRDSFASRTCEINNLNPEKFQIVPCTVDENIFTTGPKPQDLLEQYNLVGAKILMTVARLRSTDIYKGVDVTIQALPQIAETFPNVKYLVIGRGDDRSRLATLADDLGVTERVIFAGFVPTENLAAHYQLADAYVMPSQEGFGIVYLEALACGVPVLAGDADGSADPLQDGKLGWRVPHRDSAAVAVACVEMLRGEDKRCDRCWLREQTLARFSFESLCQSLQGIFQPSGSDKLMP
- a CDS encoding chlororespiratory reduction protein 7, whose product is MSLYDEDTFVVLETNQPEQFLTAAELLEKLKAVLAEEHEDLPQDVHKISGVEAQAKYLIDTYCELDVGQGKYLQWYAVRLEK
- the sir gene encoding sulfite reductase, ferredoxin dependent, whose protein sequence is MITSSTSTPVARKPSKSEGLKERSNYLREPVATELLQETTHFTEEGLQILKFHGSYQQDNRDNRVKGQEKDYQFMLRTRNPGGFTPPQLYLALDKVSEEYGNHTLRVTTRQGFQLHGVLKKNLKAVFSSIIKNMGSTLGACGDLNRNIMAPPAPYKNRPEYQYALQYANNVADLLTPQTGAYYEIWLDGEKAVSAEEDPAVKAARQKNGNGTIFSDDKEEPIYGSHYMPRKFKCSVTVPGDNSIDLYSQDLSLVVITNEAGELQGFDVFAGGGLGRTHNKEETFARVADEICYVAKDDVYDLVKAIVATQRDYGDRTDRRHARLKYLINDKGVQWFREKVAEYFGKPLEAFKPLPEWKYFDFLGWHEQGDGKLFVGISVDNGRIKDEGSFQLKTALREIVQKHNLPILATPHQNVLIYDISPDIKEEIQGILDRCGIQRETAIDPLVRYGMACPAMPTCGLAITESERVMPSILERIRALLTKVGLQDEHLVVRMTGCPNGCARPYMAELGFVGSSPESYQIWLGGSPDQTRLAKPIEEKLHVNDFEAFLEPIFVYFKQKRQLSESFGNFCDRVGLESIRQFVTNYQSADSMTTEINELEVTSSNDDGNDAATASGGKVRRRISVRDEIYNELKEEAARQGKPITQLATEAISTYLKKIKEEA
- a CDS encoding DUF1311 domain-containing protein, producing MKIELRKGRSPFWSIPYGIASLHALLAIFGTTSVSAQSPIFPIAQQINCDRPQGDAQVRTCIQLRYEASDKRMNEVYKQLISSLSDEEQSILTEAQLGWIQLRDKTCEFEVYTSRGGTGYRGFLNECLDRVTQQRTVELEKYLKQR
- a CDS encoding tetratricopeptide repeat protein → MTDINQITAALEGKDYKQAAQLIKQLQKESPENPWVQYYIARYYELTNNLEKAQTTYKQILRDITNAKIVSQTRQAIQRIETAQQNLRQQAIETAKNDPSNLEPGLLILEPVSPENKPAAIQNISRIFKIDAYTTRMQIQSRGWRLYKTGPIAELRIYGQELLNAGIPVFWATLSDIQKIQIFRVQHFQSLSSPAVVCKDKLDRLGAIEFNWSEVTQRVEGLLPMFIEVMDYSPNRRKEQFRHREIRQDYAQICDLHIPSRNCILRICDQSYEFQQGVDFTKASAELPTLPNHKNKTSRVKNSQQIPQSTTRINWNHLLEIFDRQLDVTVWSEFTPFADTVLDYTNMLSKIESHIEVERKSETPWDSAFQLYSGLAFLRNPENRE
- a CDS encoding YgiT-type zinc finger domain-containing protein, whose protein sequence is MNNDFWQETMVEEKVSYTLEINGKFIIIENVPARVCVETGERFFSPETVEQLQKMIWEDRKPIRVIETPVFEFA
- a CDS encoding DUF4258 domain-containing protein, whose amino-acid sequence is MTIIEKIRVKIVKNDFELSQHAVNQSIVRRIRVQELREAIMAGEVIEEYPDDKYGPSCLIFGLTIANRPLHVQCSYPSRPLVKIITLYEPAPKIWIDFKLRINQNEQ
- a CDS encoding triacylglycerol lipase; this translates as MNSSLDRNPVILIHGIWDTKIIFSKMSARLTELGWSVHSLNLTPNDGSLGLDLLAKQLADYISETFEPEQPLDIVGYSMGGIVSRYYVQRLGGINRVQRFITLSSPHHGTLTAYSLRLPGYLDMRPDSGLLRDLNQDVTMLKRINFTSMWTPFDIMIVPANSSQMPVGKEVKVNVLLHRQMVTEPLSINAIVEELKAPIENKIPT
- a CDS encoding glyoxalase produces the protein MNQVLFHLAFPVTDIAQTKAFYVDGLGCELGRESPNSAIMGLCGHQIVAHVSREPLTPQRGIYPRHFGLIFTSEADWEALLEKAQQNNLNFYQEPRRRFVGLPTEHRTFFLEDPFHNILEFKYYCEAEAIFGRSEYAEVGDTV
- a CDS encoding alpha/beta fold hydrolase, with protein sequence MNSNFSRNPVLLIHGIFRKSGIFYKMSAYLTQLGWSVYTLNLSPHWGNASIDELAQQIADYIDKTFAPEQPLDIVGLSMGGLVTRYYLQRLGGINRVQRFIAISSPHSGTWMAYTLWGKGCVQMRPGSAFLEDLNRDAVLLEKLNFTSIWTAWDFIIVPASSSQISAAKEVKLSVFAHAMMARHSSSLKAVAEALSEPLKINN